Genomic DNA from Leucobacter triazinivorans:
CTCAGGAAACCCGATCGACCCGGAGGAGAGGAGCGGACCATGCGGCCCAACACCACCGTCACCGCGTCTGCTCGTCCGGGCAGCCCGCTGACCGGACACTAGTCCCCGGCCGCGATCGAGCGGCCCCTCCGATTCAGCCGTAGAGCTCCGGCCCGCCCGCCGTGAGCTCCCTTCCGATCAGGGATCATGACCACCCAGCACCCCGCTTCCACGCCCGCCGGCGCCGAGACGGCCGCCGCGCCGCCGCGCCCTCCCATGCTGCGCTCACTCGCGCGGCTCGTCCCCTACGCCCGTCCCGCGCTGCCCCGCCTCATCGGGGGTGCGCTGGTCGCGCTCGCCGCCACCGTGGTGAGCCTCATGGTGCCCCTGGTGATCCAGTGGGTGATCGACGGCCCCATCAGCGCGGGTTCGCGCGAGGCGGTGCTCTGGGGCGTGGGAGCCGTCTTCGCGCTCGGCCTGCTCGAGGCCCTGTTCATCTTCCTGCGGCGCGCGCTGGTGCTCGCTCCCGCGACCGAGGTGGACCGCCTCGTGCGGCAGGCGTTCTTCGAGCGGCTGCTGCGGCTGCCCGTCGCCTTCCACGATCGGTGGCCGGGCGGTCAGCTGCTCAGTCGCATGATGCAGGACATCGGCCGGGTGCGGCGATTCCTCTCGTTCGGGCTGATCATGCTGCTCGTGAACCTGCTGACCATTGTCATCGGGATCGGTCTGCTGTTCCGCTGGCACTGGGTGCTCGGCACGCTCTTTCTGGTCTGCACGGTGCCCCTGTGGCTCGCGAGCGTGCGCTTCAACTCGCGCTTCGACACGCTCTCCCGCTTGAGCCAGGACCAGGCGGGAGACCTCGCCACCTCGGTCGAGGAGAGCGTGCACGGGATCCGGGTGCTCAAGGCGTTCGGGCGCGGCGGGCACGCGCTCGATGCCTTCGCGCGGCGCGCGGAGTCGCTGCGCGGCACCGAGCTGCGCAAGGCGCGCGCGCTCGGCGAGATCTGGTTCTGGCACGAGATCGTTCCAGTCGCGGCGCAGGCCGTCTGCCTGCTCGCCGGCGTCTGGCTCGTCGTGCGCGGCGAGCTCTCCGTGGGCGAGCTCTTCGCCTTCTTCACCTTGGCGGCGGCGCTGAGCTGGCCGATCGGCTCACTGGGGTTCCTCTTCTCGATGCTGATCGACACCCGCACGTCGGTCGACCGCATCTTCGAGGTGTTCGGCGCCCCGATCACGGTGCGGGATCCCGAGCACGCCGTCGACCCCGGGCGCATCACCGGCCGGCTGCGCTTCGATCGCGTGACGTTCCGATATCCCGATATGCGCCCCGAGGAGCCGAACGTGATCGACGGCCTCGAGCTGGAGCTCGAGCCGGGCGAGACCCTGGCGCTCGTCGGCGCGACCGGGTGCGGCAAGACCACGCTCACCACGCTGCCCTTGCGCCTGTTCGACGTGACCGGAGGAGCCGTGCGGCTCGACGGCCACGACGTACGCGAGATGTCGCTCGAGACGCTGCGCTCGCACATCGGCATCGCGTTCGAGGATCCGGTGCTGTTCTCCGCCTCCGTGCGCGAGAACGTGCTGCTCGGGCGCGAGGATCTCGAGCCCGGTAGCGACAAGGCCGAGCGGGTGCTGCGCGAGGCCCTCGACGTGGCTCATGCCGGTTTCGCCTACGACCTGCCGCGCGGACTCGACACCGAAGTCGGCGAGGAGGGGCTCAGCCTCTCCGGCGGGCAGCGGCAGCGGCTCGCCCTCGCCCGAGTGGTGGCGGCGCAGCCCGCCGTGCTCGTGCTCGACGACCCCCTGTCGGCGCTCGATGTGGACACCGAGACGCGGGTGACCGCCGAACTGCGGCGCGTGCTCGCCGACACCACGGTGCTGGTGGTGGCCCACCGTCCCTCGACGGTCGCGCTCGCCGATCGTGTCGCGGTCATGTCGCGGGGCCGCATCGTCGCGGTGGGTCGGCACGCGGATCTGCTGCGCACGAGCGCGGAGTACCGCGCGCTGCTGTCCACCCTCGGAGATGAGGATCGGGGTGCCAGAAGCTCCCGGGGCCGGGATCCCGGTTCCGAGGGGGCGTCCGAGGATCGGCCGTCCGAGGGGGCGTCCGAGGATCGGCCGTCCGAGGGGGCGTCCGAGGATCGGCCGTCCGAGGGGCAGACGGGAGCGGGGGCCGTGGCATGAGCATCACCACCGTGCACGGCACCAGCGGCGAGGATCGCGGCGACTACACCCGCGCCGAGAGCCGGTCGATCCGGCGGCGCTCGCTGCGGCTCCTCGCCGATATCCTCCGCCCCCGCAGGCGGCTGCTCGTGCTCACCGTCGTGGTCGTCGTCGTGTCGACGATCCTGCGCGCCGTCGTGCCGAGCCTCATCGCCTACGGCATCGACGCCGCGCTGCCCGCGGCGCTCGACGGCGACTGGGCGCCGATCCTGTGGACCGCGTCCGCGATCCTCGTCGCCGGCGGCGTCGGCGGCCTGCTCGTCGGCTGGTACGTGGTGCTGATCGCTCGGCTCATGCAGGCGATCATGATCGAGCTGCGCACCCGCATCTTCCGGCACACGCAGCGGCTCAGCCTCGAGTTCCACGAGGGCTACACGTCGGGACGCATCATCTCGCGGCAGACGAGCGACCTGGAGTCGATCCAGG
This window encodes:
- a CDS encoding ABC transporter ATP-binding protein; the protein is MTTQHPASTPAGAETAAAPPRPPMLRSLARLVPYARPALPRLIGGALVALAATVVSLMVPLVIQWVIDGPISAGSREAVLWGVGAVFALGLLEALFIFLRRALVLAPATEVDRLVRQAFFERLLRLPVAFHDRWPGGQLLSRMMQDIGRVRRFLSFGLIMLLVNLLTIVIGIGLLFRWHWVLGTLFLVCTVPLWLASVRFNSRFDTLSRLSQDQAGDLATSVEESVHGIRVLKAFGRGGHALDAFARRAESLRGTELRKARALGEIWFWHEIVPVAAQAVCLLAGVWLVVRGELSVGELFAFFTLAAALSWPIGSLGFLFSMLIDTRTSVDRIFEVFGAPITVRDPEHAVDPGRITGRLRFDRVTFRYPDMRPEEPNVIDGLELELEPGETLALVGATGCGKTTLTTLPLRLFDVTGGAVRLDGHDVREMSLETLRSHIGIAFEDPVLFSASVRENVLLGREDLEPGSDKAERVLREALDVAHAGFAYDLPRGLDTEVGEEGLSLSGGQRQRLALARVVAAQPAVLVLDDPLSALDVDTETRVTAELRRVLADTTVLVVAHRPSTVALADRVAVMSRGRIVAVGRHADLLRTSAEYRALLSTLGDEDRGARSSRGRDPGSEGASEDRPSEGASEDRPSEGASEDRPSEGQTGAGAVA